TAAGTTTAAGTAatcaattattaatattttttttttgtcattgccACCACGTCCTTGCTCCAAACATAGCATAATGTACATCACTCTCCCTTCTTGGAGAACAGATTGATGGGACTTTAGTTGCTCCTAGTTCACTAAGTGGTTGGAAAGGCTGCTCTTCGGGTAGATGGTTGAATTTCCAAGACGTGGCCAATCTCAATGTCAAAGGATCAGGACAAGTCGATGGCCAGGGATCGCTTTGGTGGGATGGAGCAAAGGTCGGTCGACACACATCATCACGTAATAGATGAGTTCCATATTACTTTTCACCATCACATCTTTTTCCAATCTGAGCAAAAATTATGGATCTTCATCTTGTAGGGAGGCTGCGAGAAGCGACCAACTGTAAGAAGCCGGTTCCCAACGCCTTGAACCAATTCGAGATCTTcttattagcccatattttatGATCGAGTCTTCCAATTTCAATGACTAGGAAATTATGTTTGCAGGCCTTGGGCTTTTTAAATTGCATCAATCTGGTCCTAAGTGGACTGCACCACGTTAACAGTCCAAGAAACCACATCTCCATCATTAATTGTCATAATGGTATCATCTCCAATCTCCATATAACCGCACCCGAAAGTAGCCCTAACACAGATGGAATCGACATTTCTCGCTCTAATAACCTTGACATTCACGACCTTGACATTCAAACAGGTAAATAAGCTCTAATTACATTGCAGTGAAGTTTCTTTGTACATGTTGATGATCTATCGCATAATGCTATGTAATATAGGGGATGATTGCATCGCTATAAATGGTGGCTCCAGCAACATTAGTATCACCAGAGTTTCATGCGGACCTGGCCATGGTATAAGGTTAGCTGTCGTGTTATCGGTGTGGTCGAGATGTGCCTTATATGATCCAAACTAATAGTTAGGATATatacattttaaattttgatgtgTTTTGTCTTTATATATGTTCAGTATCGGAAGCTTAGGAAAGAATGGAGCTTACAAGACAGTAGAGCAGGTACAAGTGCGGGATTGCACCTTCAGGGGAACTACCAATGGAGTGAGGATCAAGACTTGGCAGGTGACCATGGGCTCTATAGCttaaaaagaatgatgatagCTCCCAATGAACAAAAAACACGATTACATAGATCtcttactcttttctttttgctcccGGTAACCTATCTCCTCTACTTTACATACATACAGGGAGGTTCGGGATATGCCAAGaatattattttcaatcaaatcaagctCGACGCAGTGAGTAACCCAATCATCATCGACCAATTTTATAATCCCGGAGGAGCTCAACTGAATGAGGTAATCTCGTAAGGAAATTTCGAGCACCTTGCTGTAACATTGCAAGCTAAAGAACTAACAATATAGAAAGTTTGTCGAGCGTTTATTACCGAGCCAGGAGAACCTTTTGAGCAAAAGCTTCCACGACCTGTTAACCGTAAACGAGATGTCTTTTAATGTATCGGTATCATCAGGATTAAAGTTCCTATATTGATTTTCTGGCATGAGATGTGTCAATGAAGAAGGGATGTCGATGCAGGCATCCAGCGTGGTGGTGAGCGACGTGAGTTTCACCAGCATTCGAGGGACCAGTGCTTCAGACCAAGCCATCACACTCAGCTGTTCGAGCGTAGGTTGCTCGGATATCACATTTGACAACGTCGACATAACATCATCGAAGCCTGGAGATACGGTCACTGCCTCGTGTGAGAATTGCCATGGATCAGCTACTTTGACCACACCTCCTGTTCCTTGTTTAAATCATTAGTTGCCAAGCACATAAGCAAGCTGCAGTTTATGCATGTAGATATTCTAATAAATTCTGCAGATGTTTCCCACTGTTGGGGTTAATGGATCTctaaaaaccggattcgacactaaatcgaacccctaaaacgaatgcagaagacaagcccgggaaaatcacgtatcaccaatcctaaagcacaccatggattcaagcgtaccttgttagccacagattaaacaccgacacCGAcatgaggaagagaatttggccctgttcgatccgatgacgccaaaTCGtggttgaagggaagaaaaacattGCTGGAGCCttactgttttcctttttgggagagagagagagagagggggggagagggagacgtacgtacgttctgatttccaaaaggtgcgttctccctctctctcatcccttttatacgtccctccatccacgggccctattcctatgggccgggcttttaggcccaacatgggcggacgggccttaagcccatcattaataaaaccattatctctcactcgcacatggtgggctgaacaggattctctttacctctcttcaacattcataccggtgaataatctgtgcgaccaacatactttgagagctcgttgctatacatctgttaggaatatataacaactcataatgggcgtcacaatctgagtagatttagtatgcagtaccatagatcgattgatcacatttatatctctcttgatctttttcaaacaatgatttatattatattcacaattataattatcacaaagacaatcataatttgTCGACTAGTGAACACAAAACTTAGAATGTGATTCTCTatattcgatcttcctctttccttcaaactctcaatttcagtttaggttgcttttttagaaatgtcccattagatcgaatcaactcatgaccattagcaacatcctaagatagtaaacactaaatagaaatcttgagaataagtaaaaagtCACGatggcactaaaattgaggaactcttttcctcaagagtctcacacgacataaaagttgagataaaAATTTTTtaccactcttattggtcgtttcatgcatacgtagtatgaaatgcgtagacgtgcggacccctcaagtgccacaactttggccaaatggacatttaagtgtcataacttacgaaaggtacacttaagtgtcaaaatcggagtaaaatggatcacttgagtgccactccggccaaaaatCAGCCAAAACGCCAATgtggcgtttttccggcgaagcgcgcccaaaacgacgccgtttgcaCGCGATGTGGCCAAAACGTCGTTTTGGATTGacgtggaaaaaaattaattaaattaaatttaaaattaaatttagtattaaatattaaaaaataataattttaaaattaaatttagtcaaaatattaaaaactttaaaaatttaaaaagttttttaaaaaaaaaattttttaaaaaaaaaaggcaacggGGGAGGCGGGTGAGGGATCGCCCTTAGTCGCCGCcgcgggggccggcgacggcggggggagggtcggtcggggtcgccGAGCCCTAGCCAGGGTCGGCGACCCGGCCGATCGGCAACGAGGGCTCGCGAGTCCTTGCCGCCGGATTTgggggctcgcggccctcgccccggATCGGGGCGAGGGCTCACAAGCCCTCGCTGCCGCTTGGtcgaggtcgccggcccggccCGGGCCCaacgacctcggccgaccctccccccgccgtcgccacccttcccgacggcggcgggcggtggcggaggcggctaagggctcggccgcctcccccgttcccttttttttttaatttttttttaaattttttaaattattattttaaaatattttaactaaatttaattttaaatattttaactaaatttaatttaattaatttttaattttttttaattaatttttaattttttttaccacgttagcccaaaacgacgccgttttggccacgtcaacgtgcaaaacgacgttgttttgggcgcgcttcgccggaaaaacgccacgttggtgttttggccggactttagccggagtggcactcaagtgatccgtttttcttcgaatgtggcacttaagtgtacctttcgtaagttatggcacttaagtgtccctttggccaaagttatggcacttgaagcgttcttttgccgaaataagtattacggtattaactcctttctcatggagcgtatgtctacaccttcaataccgtacagatgatagttcagacatacctaatgtctaacttgagttcacgtatctactcattcataaaaaatttatcagaactcacatctagcatcatagacagataaagtaaaatatgtggattATTTTACTTTGAACATAGGAAGTATTATATcttcatcttaacacttagttaagacgacaaatattttaagcttgagctctcgattatcacctagataataagcttaaaaacagtctcgtCTCTATtcatcacacagtaaatagaggcgattacccgtgtgagtgggccaatcttatatctatccgacatactttctcaacttaaaataatgcactgagcatcaagatgcataaagatcaaacaaagattcatagacattaacaatgaaaaaacacaagttcataaatgtgaacaaatcagggaaattacaatctagtacatcagactctacgcaatcctagagattttacatgaccacaaaatacatctctaggtattggctttgtcataagaTCTgttaccattctatgcgtagatatgtattgtaagttcacatcctttcgggcaaccatatctttgacaaagttatactttgtatctatatatttggtcttgccatgatattttggatctttggtgtacgctatagctgcttggctatcacagttaaccaataatggatttgcagctttctcaataacacataaatgatccaaaaatctcttaagccaaactctttcttgtaccgctgctgataatgccacgaactcagcttccatcgtggacaaggctatacacgtttgcttcttactgctccatgatatggcgctattgttcagtaagaaagcaaatctagaggtagatttcatttcatctaaatctcctccccaatcagcatctgaatagccttcaaatcgcagatcctttccttggtaattcaacttgtaatcaacagttcccttcagatacctcaatATTCTCTTGatggctttccaatgtgctggacttgaattggattggtatctacttaccattcaaactgcaaaacatatgtcgggtcttgtacacatcatagcatacatcaagctcccaacagcactagcataaggaacatgtttcatttgttcattctcttgtagAGTTCTTGGACACAATCTAtgactcaatccttcaccttttgcaataggagtgtctatgggtttacaatcttgcatacaaaatcgttcaagaattttatttatatatgtttcttgcgaaagagataacgatctcttcgaacgatctcttgaaatcttaactccaagaatataTGCaacctcacccatatctttcatctcaaagttggaagacaaccaactcttgacaataTGAACAAACTCcttattacttccggcaattagtatatcatcaacatataatgatatgatcacaaattgatccttggatcttttgatatatacacaatgatcctcatcaatcattgtaaaatcatatgccattacggcattatgaaaacgtatataccattatctcgatgactgcttaaggccatatatcgatctcataagtcgacatacattttcttcttgacattttactatgaaaccagcaggttgttccatatatatttcttaatctaattctccattgaggaaagcagtctttacatccatctgatgtaactcaagatccataccagCCACTATTGTCAGAATAATgcaaatcgaggtaaatctcactacaggagaaaacgtatcttcataatcaattcattcctattgattatacccatttgcaacaaggtgagccttatgcctttctatcgagccattagcttttcgctttattttgagaacccacttgttcccaatagctctgcgtccttttggaagatcaaccagttcccagacttggtttgatttcattgactccatttcctcttccattgcatgaatccatttttccttactggGGCAATTCAGagtctcat
This genomic stretch from Eucalyptus grandis isolate ANBG69807.140 chromosome 3, ASM1654582v1, whole genome shotgun sequence harbors:
- the LOC104439872 gene encoding probable polygalacturonase At3g15720 — protein: MESGLIKVISQDVVKQDRTSKRGEVAGEAIHNVECADQDVGLSRQGNMDHFFAASSALIIAALLEISILYYLMASIFLALNGNTAMFLRNASLGYFGFVAAIYLVLFAASSTFSSHGIVAASPTYNVVNYGATGSGDDDDAQAFVKAWEDTCGDSGEKGTPTLAVPGGKKFRLSPVAFKGPCKSSSINVQIDGTLVAPSSLSGWKGCSSGRWLNFQDVANLNVKGSGQVDGQGSLWWDGAKGGCEKRPTALGFLNCINLVLSGLHHVNSPRNHISIINCHNGIISNLHITAPESSPNTDGIDISRSNNLDIHDLDIQTGDDCIAINGGSSNISITRVSCGPGHGISIGSLGKNGAYKTVEQVQVRDCTFRGTTNGVRIKTWQGGSGYAKNIIFNQIKLDAVSNPIIIDQFYNPGGAQLNEASSVVVSDVSFTSIRGTSASDQAITLSCSSVGCSDITFDNVDITSSKPGDTVTASCENCHGSATLTTPPVPCLNH